One segment of Clostridium botulinum DNA contains the following:
- a CDS encoding flagellar hook-basal body complex protein, with amino-acid sequence MLRSMYSGISGMKANQVKLDVIGNNIANVSTTGFKSSSARFTDMLYQNTSSATAPTSTKGGTNAKQVGLGAQLASINKVMGQGNALSTGRSLDVCIDGDGYLIVGTGPTSYGGDDGTKGGTSIVNGSISGGDMDILYTRDGNLTLDHEGNLLTADGYRVMGYYLTDGTNTSIKEGEVKDKDGNVIGTKPEANFVDADKKPTAVGAVDGKSGGTLQPLVIPDSVMKPKINEDGTEGDLEPVPVKSFSIGKDGVITAVLGDGSRAALGQVAMGSFKNPEGLTSVGGNLLEASSNSGPVIVKTSTGTTDGDNSKGFGDFIQGALEASNVDLTEQFTDMITATRAFQASSKMISTADEILQTITGLMR; translated from the coding sequence ATGTTAAGATCGATGTACTCAGGAATAAGTGGGATGAAAGCTAACCAAGTTAAACTAGATGTTATAGGTAATAATATAGCCAATGTAAGTACAACAGGATTTAAATCTTCAAGTGCAAGATTTACTGATATGCTTTATCAAAATACTTCTTCAGCAACAGCACCAACTTCAACAAAAGGTGGTACAAATGCTAAACAAGTAGGACTAGGAGCACAACTTGCAAGTATAAATAAAGTAATGGGACAAGGTAATGCATTATCAACAGGAAGAAGCTTAGATGTATGTATAGATGGTGATGGATACCTAATCGTAGGGACTGGCCCAACATCATACGGTGGAGATGATGGAACGAAAGGTGGTACTTCAATAGTTAATGGATCTATTAGTGGTGGAGATATGGACATATTATACACTAGAGATGGTAATTTAACTTTAGACCATGAAGGAAATTTATTAACAGCAGATGGTTACAGAGTTATGGGATATTATTTAACTGATGGAACTAATACAAGTATAAAAGAAGGTGAAGTTAAAGATAAAGATGGTAACGTAATAGGTACTAAGCCAGAAGCAAATTTTGTAGATGCTGATAAAAAACCTACAGCAGTTGGTGCAGTTGATGGAAAAAGTGGTGGAACTTTACAACCTTTAGTTATACCTGATTCAGTAATGAAACCTAAAATTAATGAAGATGGTACAGAAGGTGATTTAGAACCAGTACCAGTTAAGAGTTTTTCTATAGGAAAAGATGGTGTCATAACAGCAGTACTTGGCGATGGTAGTAGAGCTGCACTTGGTCAAGTAGCTATGGGAAGTTTTAAAAATCCAGAAGGCTTAACAAGTGTTGGAGGAAATCTATTAGAAGCGTCATCTAATTCAGGTCCTGTAATAGTAAAAACTTCTACAGGAACAACAGATGGTGATAATAGCAAAGGTTTTGGAGATTTTATTCAAGGAGCGCTTGAAGCATCAAATGTAGATTTAACAGAACAATTTACAGATATGATAACAGCAACAAGAGCTTTCCAAGCTTCATCAAAAATGATTTCAACAGCTGATGAAATCCTTCAAACAATTACAGGATTGATGAGATAA
- a CDS encoding flagellar FlbD family protein translates to MIELTGMNNKSFILNDDHIEKIEEVPETLITLSNGKKYIVIESVDEIKFKILKYKREIFIQGR, encoded by the coding sequence ATGATTGAATTAACAGGAATGAATAATAAATCATTTATATTAAATGATGATCATATTGAAAAAATAGAAGAAGTTCCAGAAACTTTAATCACACTAAGTAATGGAAAAAAGTACATAGTTATTGAGAGTGTAGATGAAATTAAGTTTAAAATTCTAAAATATAAAAGAGAAATTTTTATCCAGGGAAGATAG
- a CDS encoding motility protein A: MKKTDIMTAVGLLLGSGLMLYGIVSGGPLSIFIDGPSIAITLGGSISAVLIVYPMDGVKKAGKLFMESFKEPKSSTMETIAQFTELSRKARRDGLLSLEDTISQLEDEFLKKGLQMVVDGIEPESIKEILELDISEMEVRHKSGAGIFSTWGAFAPGFGMLGTLIGLIQMLQNLSDVSTIATGMGKALITTFYGSLIANILASPIAQNLLAKSQKEVAMKEMMLEGILSIQSGVNPRIVEDKLISYLSPKERIVYAQNNSENNEGVA, from the coding sequence ATGAAAAAAACTGATATAATGACAGCGGTAGGGTTGCTTCTTGGTTCAGGATTAATGCTTTACGGTATAGTTAGTGGAGGGCCATTATCAATATTTATTGATGGACCATCTATTGCCATTACACTTGGAGGATCTATTTCAGCAGTTTTAATAGTATATCCAATGGATGGAGTAAAAAAAGCAGGGAAGCTTTTTATGGAATCATTTAAGGAACCAAAATCTTCTACAATGGAAACAATAGCTCAGTTTACAGAACTTTCGAGAAAAGCTAGAAGAGATGGGTTATTATCTTTAGAAGATACAATATCTCAATTAGAGGATGAGTTTTTAAAAAAGGGATTGCAAATGGTAGTGGATGGAATAGAGCCTGAATCTATAAAAGAAATATTAGAACTTGATATATCAGAAATGGAAGTAAGACATAAATCGGGAGCAGGTATTTTCTCAACATGGGGAGCTTTTGCACCAGGTTTTGGTATGCTTGGAACTCTTATTGGGCTAATTCAAATGCTTCAAAATCTTTCTGATGTAAGTACAATAGCAACTGGTATGGGTAAAGCACTTATAACTACATTTTATGGTTCTCTTATAGCAAATATTTTAGCTTCACCAATAGCACAAAATTTACTTGCTAAGAGTCAAAAGGAAGTTGCAATGAAAGAAATGATGCTTGAGGGTATACTTTCAATTCAATCAGGGGTAAATCCTAGAATTGTTGAAGATAAATTAATATCTTATTTGTCACCAAAAGAAAGAATAGTTTATGCTCAAAATAATTCAGAAAATAATGAAGGAGTTGCTTAA
- a CDS encoding flagellar motor protein MotB, whose protein sequence is MARRKKSDDGGGLKGDEWLGTYSDCVTLLLTFFILLYSMSSVDAEKLKSISEAFVSVMTGQSSDSFMEFNMYDGKVPVIGGESDVDGVIDAQSLGKENMYKDIKNYVEKNNLSGSMDIIQDERGVILELKDSVLFESGQADLIPGSKEVLDKVDTLVSALPNSVIVEGHTDNVPISNYRYASNWELSTQRAVNVVKYFVETKSNDPMKFSAAGYGEYRPIVYNNSEENRAKNRRVNILIINEKDNEE, encoded by the coding sequence ATGGCTAGAAGAAAGAAGTCAGATGATGGAGGCGGATTAAAAGGTGATGAATGGCTTGGTACATACTCAGATTGTGTTACCTTACTCTTAACATTTTTTATTTTGTTATATTCTATGTCAAGTGTTGATGCTGAAAAGTTAAAGTCAATATCTGAGGCTTTTGTATCAGTGATGACAGGGCAATCATCTGATTCTTTTATGGAATTTAATATGTATGATGGGAAAGTTCCTGTAATTGGAGGAGAATCTGATGTTGATGGCGTAATTGATGCACAATCTTTAGGAAAAGAAAATATGTATAAAGATATAAAGAATTATGTTGAAAAAAATAATTTATCTGGATCTATGGATATTATTCAAGACGAACGTGGAGTTATTTTAGAATTAAAAGACAGTGTTTTATTTGAATCAGGTCAAGCAGATTTAATTCCTGGAAGTAAGGAAGTTTTAGATAAAGTTGATACATTGGTTTCAGCCTTGCCAAATTCTGTTATAGTGGAAGGTCATACTGATAATGTACCTATAAGTAATTATAGGTATGCAAGTAACTGGGAATTATCAACTCAAAGAGCTGTAAATGTAGTTAAATATTTTGTTGAGACAAAAAGCAATGATCCAATGAAATTTAGTGCAGCTGGCTATGGAGAATACAGACCAATAGTTTATAATAATTCTGAAGAAAATAGAGCAAAAAATAGAAGAGTTAATATATTAATAATCAATGAAAAAGATAATGAGGAGTGA
- a CDS encoding flagellar basal body-associated FliL family protein, translating to MADKDKGKDKESKGKSGNMKTIIIFVVALLLVGGGVFAGTYIFMQKNATTVVKEQSIDITYVDMGEMTANLADEGGKRYFKGQISIGYDKTDKDAETELKEKKVVVRDSIIFYLKSLKIDYINDTNNEKEIKAQLMDRINKQLTKSKIVDVRFDSIITQ from the coding sequence ATGGCTGATAAAGATAAGGGGAAAGATAAGGAATCAAAAGGAAAATCAGGCAATATGAAGACTATTATAATATTTGTGGTAGCTTTACTGCTTGTTGGGGGAGGCGTATTTGCTGGAACTTATATATTTATGCAAAAAAATGCTACTACAGTTGTTAAGGAACAATCTATTGATATAACTTATGTAGATATGGGAGAAATGACTGCAAACTTAGCAGATGAAGGTGGAAAAAGATACTTTAAAGGTCAAATATCAATAGGGTATGATAAGACAGATAAAGATGCAGAAACTGAACTAAAAGAAAAAAAAGTTGTAGTAAGAGATTCAATAATATTTTATCTAAAGTCTTTAAAGATTGATTATATTAATGATACTAATAATGAAAAAGAAATAAAAGCTCAACTTATGGACAGAATAAATAAGCAATTAACAAAGAGTAAAATCGTGGATGTTAGATTTGATAGTATAATAACTCAATAG
- a CDS encoding flagellar biosynthetic protein FliO has protein sequence MEFSFFTMIIKLIMSLLVVFSLMFLIFRVLGSKVKAVNDNKYVKVIDRTQITKENSIIVVKVGNKGYLLANTQTGMEKLEDLSEEEVNKIEEDKRNNMYVINESYIKKSENMKKKVLNIFKNLHIKGR, from the coding sequence ATGGAATTTAGTTTTTTCACAATGATTATAAAGTTAATAATGTCACTACTAGTTGTTTTTTCATTGATGTTTTTAATATTTAGGGTATTAGGAAGTAAAGTTAAAGCAGTTAATGATAATAAATATGTAAAGGTAATAGATAGAACTCAAATAACAAAAGAAAATTCTATAATAGTAGTAAAAGTAGGTAACAAGGGATATTTACTTGCAAATACACAAACAGGTATGGAAAAATTAGAAGATTTATCTGAAGAAGAAGTTAATAAGATTGAAGAAGATAAAAGAAATAATATGTATGTTATAAATGAGTCATATATTAAGAAATCTGAAAATATGAAGAAAAAGGTTTTAAATATATTTAAGAATTTACACATCAAAGGAAGATAA
- the fliP gene encoding flagellar type III secretion system pore protein FliP (The bacterial flagellar biogenesis protein FliP forms a type III secretion system (T3SS)-type pore required for flagellar assembly.), which translates to MKKNKNKVMFVLVLAFAIITFCGIKAYAVPEGIDLPQVNVAIGDGESSPNDYVNNIKILIFFTILAVLPSIVIMLTSFTRIVIVFSFIKSAMGVQQAIPNQILTGLALFLTIFIMSPVYNEVNTKAFQPYIEQSITQEEAIEIGSKPIKDFMLKQTREKDLELFVEINNVDKEELTRENIPFTTLIPAFAISELKTAFQIGFLIYLPFIVIDMVVASVLMSMGMMMLPPAMVSLPFKLLLFVMVDGWYLLVKSLIMSFS; encoded by the coding sequence ATGAAAAAAAATAAAAACAAAGTTATGTTTGTGTTAGTTTTAGCTTTTGCTATTATAACATTTTGTGGAATCAAAGCTTATGCCGTTCCAGAAGGTATAGATTTACCACAAGTGAATGTAGCTATTGGAGATGGTGAAAGTAGTCCCAATGATTATGTTAATAATATAAAAATATTAATATTTTTCACTATTCTTGCAGTACTACCATCTATAGTTATAATGTTGACATCTTTTACAAGGATAGTAATTGTATTTTCATTTATTAAAAGTGCTATGGGTGTACAACAAGCAATACCTAATCAAATTTTAACAGGATTAGCATTATTTCTTACTATATTTATTATGTCACCAGTATATAATGAAGTTAATACAAAGGCATTTCAGCCTTATATAGAGCAGAGTATAACACAGGAAGAAGCTATTGAAATAGGCTCAAAACCAATAAAAGATTTTATGCTTAAGCAAACTAGAGAAAAAGACTTAGAACTATTTGTAGAAATTAATAATGTAGATAAAGAGGAATTAACTAGAGAAAATATTCCATTTACAACTTTGATTCCTGCATTTGCAATAAGTGAATTAAAAACAGCGTTTCAAATAGGATTTTTAATATATTTACCATTTATAGTAATTGATATGGTTGTAGCAAGTGTACTTATGTCAATGGGTATGATGATGTTGCCACCGGCTATGGTATCATTGCCATTTAAATTATTACTATTTGTAATGGTGGATGGATGGTACTTACTCGTAAAATCGTTAATTATGAGCTTTTCGTGA
- a CDS encoding flagellar biosynthetic protein FliQ, translating into MSQALLNGVVKDTIIVAAKLAAPILLVVLIVGLLISIIQATTQIQEQTLTFVPKLIAGAIIGIFLGSWMLQTLMSFTTRIFELITKVTA; encoded by the coding sequence ATGAGTCAAGCGTTATTAAATGGTGTTGTTAAGGATACTATAATAGTTGCGGCAAAGCTAGCAGCACCAATACTACTTGTAGTATTAATTGTTGGATTGCTTATAAGTATTATACAAGCAACAACCCAAATTCAAGAACAAACTTTAACTTTTGTTCCTAAATTAATTGCTGGAGCTATTATTGGAATATTTTTAGGAAGCTGGATGCTTCAAACACTAATGTCTTTTACAACAAGAATATTTGAATTAATTACAAAAGTTACAGCGTAA
- a CDS encoding fused FliR family export protein/FlhB family type III secretion system protein, protein MIETAYFLALFFIFLRLTSYFVIVNAFFQTGTPHILKGALSLIISIAVIAGVDYSTVNEINNVYYLIIYGLNEVMTGLVLGFITNMIFEVVKFAGSWMDIHAGFSMVSVLDPTSHTQSTLIGNFAYMIATVIFFIVDGHHIVIKLLIESFRIVPIGETLVYQETMMAVISTITEYFVLGVKIAIPIVLIIVITDLCLGLISRTVPTIPIMIFGLPIKNLLGLITFVILLPLIFKIVSNAVYNLADVFEHIFRAIPLVLIFADEKTEEATPKKKSDSKKKGQVARSKDVSVAITMAACTLAVSMLWGSLVNTFKGVLTYFLAFPSLKDFNELTATNFIAFSLLKVATVFLPFALAIMISGVAASIIQTGFMITGEPLKPSLGKLNPLKGLKNMFSKRSLVGLIKNVVVVTIISILAYKYVKNNYVDIINISNLYLPSLGSEIKNLVVGIFMQITLALVIIGATDYFVQFRLHNKELKMTKQEIKDEYKQAEGDPQLKAKIKQKQREMGMRRMMQSVSDATVVITNPTHLAIALKYEEGGNMEAPKVVAKGADNVALRLKTIAKDNDVPIVENKPLARLMYDRVEIDQDIPQDLYQGVAEVLAIVLKLKKNS, encoded by the coding sequence GTGATTGAAACGGCCTACTTTCTTGCATTATTTTTTATATTTTTAAGATTAACATCTTATTTTGTTATTGTTAATGCATTTTTTCAAACAGGAACACCACATATATTAAAAGGCGCATTAAGTTTAATAATATCTATTGCAGTAATCGCTGGAGTAGATTATTCAACTGTCAATGAAATAAATAATGTGTATTATTTAATAATTTATGGATTAAATGAAGTTATGACTGGCTTAGTGCTAGGTTTTATAACTAATATGATTTTTGAAGTAGTAAAATTTGCGGGAAGCTGGATGGATATTCATGCAGGATTTTCAATGGTATCTGTATTAGATCCAACTTCACATACTCAATCTACTTTAATCGGAAATTTTGCTTATATGATAGCTACAGTTATTTTCTTTATTGTGGATGGTCATCATATAGTAATAAAATTATTAATTGAAAGTTTTAGAATAGTACCTATTGGTGAAACATTAGTTTATCAAGAAACTATGATGGCTGTAATATCTACTATTACTGAATACTTTGTATTAGGAGTAAAAATAGCAATACCAATAGTACTGATAATTGTTATAACTGATTTATGTTTAGGATTAATATCAAGAACGGTACCTACAATTCCAATAATGATATTTGGGTTACCAATTAAAAATTTATTAGGACTTATTACATTTGTAATTTTATTGCCACTTATATTTAAAATAGTTAGCAATGCAGTTTATAATTTAGCAGATGTTTTTGAACATATTTTCAGAGCAATTCCTTTGGTTCTGATATTTGCAGATGAAAAAACAGAGGAAGCAACTCCAAAGAAAAAATCAGATTCAAAGAAAAAAGGTCAAGTGGCTAGAAGTAAAGATGTAAGTGTTGCCATTACTATGGCTGCATGTACTTTAGCGGTTTCTATGCTATGGGGAAGTTTAGTAAATACATTTAAAGGTGTTTTAACTTACTTTTTAGCATTCCCGAGTTTAAAAGATTTTAATGAATTAACAGCTACTAATTTTATTGCTTTTAGTCTTTTAAAAGTAGCTACTGTATTTTTACCATTTGCATTAGCAATAATGATATCAGGAGTAGCAGCAAGTATAATTCAAACAGGTTTTATGATAACAGGAGAACCATTAAAACCATCATTAGGTAAATTAAATCCACTAAAAGGTTTAAAAAATATGTTTTCTAAAAGAAGTTTAGTTGGTTTAATTAAAAATGTGGTAGTAGTAACAATAATATCTATATTAGCTTATAAGTACGTTAAGAATAATTATGTTGATATAATAAATATTTCGAATTTATATTTACCTTCTTTAGGGAGTGAAATAAAAAATTTAGTAGTAGGGATATTTATGCAAATAACATTAGCGTTAGTTATTATTGGTGCAACTGATTATTTTGTACAATTTAGATTACATAATAAAGAATTAAAAATGACTAAACAAGAAATTAAAGATGAATATAAACAAGCAGAGGGTGATCCTCAATTAAAAGCGAAAATAAAGCAAAAGCAAAGAGAAATGGGAATGAGGAGAATGATGCAATCCGTTTCGGATGCTACAGTTGTAATTACAAATCCTACTCACTTAGCTATTGCATTAAAATATGAAGAAGGTGGAAACATGGAAGCACCTAAAGTTGTTGCTAAGGGTGCAGATAATGTTGCACTTAGATTAAAAACAATTGCAAAAGATAATGATGTTCCTATTGTTGAAAATAAACCATTAGCAAGGTTAATGTATGATAGGGTAGAAATAGATCAAGATATACCTCAAGATCTATATCAAGGTGTAGCAGAGGTACTAGCAATAGTATTGAAGTTAAAGAAGAACTCGTAG
- the flhA gene encoding flagellar biosynthesis protein FlhA: MGLGNKRLDIKNNLDVLVAAGVICIVLMMIIPLPKTLLDVLLAFNITLSVVIIIITMFTTNVLQLSVFPTLLLITTLFRLGLNISSTRLILSEGDAGKIIQAFGDFVIGGNYVVGIIIFLIIIIIQFMVITAGAGRVSEVSARFTLDAMPGKQMSIDADLNSGLIDEAMAKQRRQDLQSEADFYGSMDGASKFVKGDAIAGIIITVINIIAGIIIGVMQKDLSVGDAALKYVQLTVGDGLVSQVPALLISTASGILVTRSGNNENFGKSLSKQLTGFPIATSIASAAMFFLALVPNMPKVPFLIAAVSMAVLSYMLYKEETKQLEQEFVSEEEEIIEAERKEPENVMNLISVEPMEVEIGYGLIPLADESSGGDLLQRIASVRRQCAIEMGIVVQPIRIRDNLQLKTNEYVIKIRGTTVASSELMPSMLLCMDPTGDGLEIPGIKTLEPTFKLPAVWINKDQREEAEIKGFTVVDPTTVMVTHLTETIKSHSYELLGRQEVKLVVDNLREKYSAVVEELIPDLMTIGELQKVLQSLLREKVPIKDMVTIMESLADNSRNTRDIEVLTEYVRFSLSRTICNQLINEDRAITVVTLDPNVEEIIGSNIQKTMQGSFPTVDPDTTTRLLGGIKNILETTYFNNNQPVILVSPNIRAVFKKLIEMVFPHVMVISLNEVPNDIEINSGGVVSI, from the coding sequence TTGGGACTTGGAAATAAAAGACTCGATATAAAAAACAACTTAGATGTACTTGTAGCAGCTGGTGTTATATGTATAGTACTTATGATGATAATACCATTACCAAAAACATTATTAGATGTACTTTTGGCATTTAACATAACGTTATCTGTAGTAATTATAATCATAACAATGTTTACTACAAATGTATTACAATTATCAGTATTTCCAACATTGCTATTAATTACTACATTATTTAGATTAGGTCTTAATATATCGTCAACTAGGCTTATATTAAGTGAAGGTGATGCAGGAAAGATAATTCAAGCATTTGGAGATTTTGTTATCGGGGGAAACTATGTAGTTGGTATAATTATATTCTTAATTATAATTATAATACAATTTATGGTTATTACAGCCGGTGCTGGTAGAGTTTCTGAAGTATCAGCAAGATTTACACTTGATGCTATGCCGGGAAAACAAATGAGTATAGATGCTGATTTGAATTCAGGTCTTATAGATGAAGCAATGGCTAAGCAAAGAAGACAAGATTTGCAATCAGAAGCAGATTTTTATGGATCTATGGATGGTGCATCTAAGTTCGTAAAAGGTGATGCTATTGCAGGGATAATAATAACTGTAATAAATATAATTGCAGGAATAATAATTGGAGTTATGCAAAAGGATTTAAGTGTTGGAGATGCGGCACTTAAGTATGTTCAACTTACTGTAGGGGATGGACTTGTAAGTCAGGTGCCAGCGCTATTAATATCAACAGCATCAGGTATTTTAGTTACACGTTCAGGGAACAATGAAAATTTTGGTAAGTCTTTATCAAAACAATTAACAGGATTCCCTATAGCAACATCTATTGCAAGTGCTGCTATGTTCTTTTTAGCATTAGTTCCTAATATGCCTAAAGTTCCATTTTTAATTGCAGCGGTTTCAATGGCAGTTCTTTCATACATGCTTTATAAAGAAGAAACTAAGCAATTAGAACAAGAGTTTGTTTCGGAAGAAGAAGAAATTATTGAAGCAGAACGTAAAGAACCAGAAAATGTAATGAATTTAATTTCAGTAGAACCAATGGAAGTTGAAATTGGTTATGGATTAATTCCACTTGCAGATGAAAGTTCAGGTGGAGATTTGCTTCAAAGAATTGCATCTGTTAGAAGGCAATGTGCAATTGAGATGGGAATTGTAGTTCAACCAATAAGAATTAGAGATAATCTTCAACTAAAAACTAATGAATATGTTATAAAAATAAGAGGAACAACAGTGGCTTCATCTGAATTAATGCCAAGTATGTTACTTTGTATGGATCCTACAGGTGATGGTTTAGAGATACCAGGTATAAAAACATTAGAACCAACATTTAAATTGCCAGCTGTATGGATTAATAAAGATCAGAGAGAAGAAGCTGAAATAAAGGGATTTACAGTAGTAGATCCAACTACAGTTATGGTAACGCATTTAACAGAAACTATAAAATCTCATTCTTATGAATTACTTGGTAGACAAGAGGTTAAACTTGTTGTTGATAATTTAAGAGAGAAATATAGTGCTGTTGTAGAAGAACTTATTCCAGACTTAATGACTATAGGGGAACTTCAAAAGGTATTACAAAGTCTTTTAAGAGAAAAAGTTCCTATAAAAGATATGGTTACGATAATGGAATCTTTGGCTGATAATTCAAGAAATACACGAGATATTGAAGTACTTACAGAATACGTTAGATTTTCTTTATCAAGAACAATTTGTAATCAGTTAATAAATGAGGATAGGGCAATTACAGTTGTAACATTAGATCCTAATGTAGAGGAAATCATAGGATCTAATATTCAAAAGACAATGCAAGGATCTTTTCCAACTGTAGATCCAGATACAACAACTAGATTACTTGGAGG